A genomic window from Blastococcus saxobsidens DD2 includes:
- a CDS encoding YegS/Rv2252/BmrU family lipid kinase, with amino-acid sequence MTVIISPVAGRGRARAVAASALDVLRDAGLTPRVLGALTRPDAERQATEAIRDGAAAVVAVGGDGVAHAGLQAVAGTATPLALIPAGTGNDLAFALGVPIDPTAAARAAAADLRAGRARTVDAGRTAGRWWATVLACGFDSAVTDRANRLRWPKGRRRYDVAVLAELARLRPYEVTLTLDGVARTLPATMVAVGNTAWYGGGLMVCPAADPADGLFDVTVVGATSRLELIRTKPRLADGTHVAHPAVTVHRAARVDLSCAGVTAYADGEPVAQLPVRSECVSGALRVAGANPASCRFDQVT; translated from the coding sequence CGGGACGCCGGGCTCACCCCCCGGGTCCTCGGGGCCCTCACCCGTCCCGACGCCGAGCGGCAGGCCACCGAGGCGATCCGCGACGGCGCCGCTGCCGTGGTGGCGGTGGGGGGAGACGGCGTCGCGCACGCCGGCCTGCAGGCGGTGGCCGGCACCGCGACGCCGCTGGCGCTGATCCCGGCCGGCACCGGCAACGACCTGGCGTTCGCCCTGGGCGTGCCGATCGATCCCACGGCGGCTGCGCGTGCCGCTGCCGCCGACCTGCGGGCCGGCCGAGCCCGGACCGTCGACGCCGGACGCACCGCCGGCCGGTGGTGGGCCACGGTCCTCGCCTGCGGATTCGACTCCGCGGTCACCGACCGGGCCAACCGGCTGCGCTGGCCGAAGGGACGACGTCGGTACGACGTCGCCGTCCTGGCCGAGCTGGCCCGGCTGCGCCCCTACGAGGTGACGCTCACGCTGGACGGGGTGGCTCGGACACTTCCGGCGACGATGGTCGCCGTCGGCAACACCGCCTGGTACGGCGGCGGCTTGATGGTCTGCCCGGCCGCCGACCCGGCCGACGGGCTGTTCGACGTCACGGTCGTGGGCGCCACCAGCCGGCTCGAGCTGATCCGCACCAAACCGCGGCTGGCCGACGGCACCCACGTGGCGCACCCGGCGGTGACGGTGCACCGCGCCGCCCGCGTGGACCTGTCCTGCGCCGGCGTCACCGCCTACGCCGACGGGGAGCCGGTGGCACAGCTTCCAGTGCGCAGCGAGTGCGTTTCCGGGGCGCTGCGGGTGGCCGGCGCGAATCCCGCCTCATGCCGCTTTGATCAAGTGACCTGA
- a CDS encoding DEAD/DEAH box helicase produces the protein MSSPAERYAAARRRTSHPTLADFTAALGFALDPFQVAACEALEDGSGVLVCAPTGAGKTVVGEFAVHKALAEGRKAFYTTPIKALSNQKYNDLVQRYGADRVGLLTGDNAVNGDAPVVVMTTEVLRNMLYAESPALRGLGYVVMDEVHYLADRFRGAVWEEVIIHLPPSVTLISLSATVSNAEEFADWLVTVRGDTSVVVSEVRPIPLWQHMLVGNRVFDLFSLRPAAHAAEQGDSPRPLSTRERGASVVDPELVRYVREHERRIDSWGGDRRRDSGHRPRYRPPARSDVVERLDRAGLLPAITFVFSRNGCDAAVHQCLLSGLRLTDEVERAEIAAIIDERTGSLPEEDLHVLGFWEWREGLLAGLAAHHAGLVPAFKETVEECFVRGLVKAVFATETLALGINMPARTVVLERLVKWNGEAHVDVTPGEYTQLTGRAGRRGIDVEGHAVVIWAPGMDPSVVAGLASTRTYPLKSSFRPSYNMAVNLVSSFGRARARELLASSFAQFQADRSVVGLARAAARHERDAAQSAAEMRSDRGDVGAYAQLRRQIADREKELSRDSQAKRRMEAADALAALRPGDVIRVPSGRRQGLAVVLDPGITDLADPRPLVLTEDKWAGRLGSVDFPSPVSALARVKVPKNFNHRSPHSRRDLASTLRNARVEHDLGARRIKHRSAAADDPVLADLRQALRNHPVHQLPDREERVRVAERWLRAVREAESLQRTMAERTGSLTRQFDRTCDVLEELGYLVPEPAPLVPADTEVVGAVDDVPVVTDDGRRLARIWSESDLLVAECLRAGVWRGLTPPELAAVVSTLVFEARRDTPGLPAVPAGTVAAAIGEMRGIRARLLDVELDHGVPPSRDLDLGFAWAAYRWADGQGLDRVLAGAEQAGTELSGGDFVRWTRQLLDLLDQLGKVADDAVARTARTTVERVRRGVVAVAVGG, from the coding sequence ATGTCCAGCCCCGCAGAGCGGTACGCCGCTGCCCGCAGGCGGACCTCCCACCCGACGCTGGCCGACTTCACCGCTGCGCTCGGCTTCGCCCTGGACCCCTTCCAGGTGGCGGCCTGCGAGGCGCTGGAGGACGGCTCCGGCGTCCTGGTCTGCGCGCCTACCGGGGCCGGCAAGACCGTGGTGGGCGAGTTCGCCGTGCACAAGGCTCTCGCCGAGGGGCGCAAGGCGTTCTACACGACGCCGATCAAGGCGCTGTCCAACCAGAAGTACAACGACCTGGTCCAGCGGTACGGGGCCGACCGGGTGGGCCTGCTCACCGGTGACAACGCGGTCAACGGCGACGCCCCCGTGGTGGTCATGACCACCGAGGTCCTGCGCAATATGCTCTACGCCGAGTCCCCGGCGCTGCGCGGTCTGGGCTACGTCGTCATGGACGAGGTCCACTACCTCGCCGACCGCTTCCGCGGCGCCGTGTGGGAGGAGGTGATCATCCACCTCCCACCGTCGGTCACGCTGATCTCACTCTCCGCGACGGTCAGCAACGCCGAGGAGTTCGCCGACTGGCTGGTCACCGTCCGCGGCGACACGAGCGTCGTGGTCAGCGAGGTCCGGCCGATCCCGCTGTGGCAGCACATGCTCGTCGGCAACCGGGTGTTCGACCTGTTCTCGCTGCGCCCGGCCGCGCACGCCGCTGAGCAGGGGGACAGCCCACGGCCGCTGTCCACCCGGGAGCGCGGCGCCTCCGTCGTCGATCCGGAGCTGGTCCGGTACGTGCGCGAGCACGAGCGGCGGATCGACAGCTGGGGCGGCGACCGGCGCCGGGACTCCGGGCACCGGCCCCGGTACCGCCCGCCGGCCCGGTCCGACGTCGTCGAGCGGCTCGACCGCGCAGGGCTCCTGCCGGCGATCACCTTCGTGTTCAGCCGCAACGGCTGCGACGCGGCCGTGCACCAGTGCCTCCTGAGCGGGCTGCGGCTCACCGACGAGGTCGAGCGGGCGGAGATCGCCGCAATCATCGACGAGCGCACCGGCTCGCTGCCGGAGGAGGACCTGCACGTCCTCGGCTTCTGGGAGTGGCGCGAGGGCCTGCTCGCCGGCCTCGCCGCCCACCACGCCGGGCTGGTGCCGGCCTTCAAGGAGACCGTCGAGGAATGCTTCGTCCGCGGCCTGGTCAAGGCCGTCTTCGCCACCGAGACGCTGGCGCTGGGCATCAACATGCCGGCCCGCACGGTCGTCCTCGAGCGGCTGGTGAAGTGGAACGGCGAGGCGCACGTCGACGTCACGCCGGGGGAGTACACCCAGCTCACCGGGCGGGCCGGACGCCGGGGCATCGACGTCGAGGGCCACGCGGTGGTCATCTGGGCGCCGGGCATGGACCCCTCGGTGGTCGCCGGCCTGGCCAGCACCCGCACGTACCCGCTGAAGTCCTCCTTCCGGCCCAGCTACAACATGGCGGTCAACCTGGTCAGCTCGTTCGGTCGGGCGCGGGCCCGGGAGCTGCTGGCCAGCTCGTTCGCGCAGTTCCAGGCCGACCGGTCGGTGGTGGGCCTGGCCCGGGCAGCGGCCCGCCACGAGCGGGACGCCGCACAGTCCGCCGCCGAGATGCGCTCGGACCGGGGGGACGTCGGTGCCTACGCCCAGCTGCGCCGGCAGATCGCCGACCGCGAGAAGGAGCTGTCCCGCGACTCCCAGGCCAAGCGCCGGATGGAGGCCGCCGACGCGCTGGCCGCGCTGCGTCCGGGGGACGTGATCCGGGTGCCGTCGGGCCGGCGGCAGGGGCTGGCGGTCGTCCTCGACCCGGGCATCACCGACCTCGCCGACCCGCGGCCGCTGGTGCTCACCGAGGACAAGTGGGCCGGGCGGCTGGGCTCCGTCGACTTCCCGAGCCCGGTGTCGGCGCTGGCGCGGGTGAAGGTGCCCAAGAACTTCAACCACCGGAGCCCGCACTCCCGCCGCGACCTCGCCTCCACGCTGCGGAACGCCCGCGTCGAGCACGACCTGGGCGCCCGGCGGATCAAGCACCGCTCGGCGGCCGCCGACGACCCGGTGCTCGCCGACCTCCGGCAGGCGCTGCGCAACCACCCGGTGCACCAGCTGCCCGACCGCGAGGAGCGGGTGCGGGTGGCCGAGCGCTGGCTGCGAGCCGTGCGCGAGGCCGAGTCGTTGCAGCGGACCATGGCCGAGCGCACCGGCTCGCTCACCCGGCAGTTCGACCGGACCTGCGACGTGCTCGAGGAGCTCGGCTACCTCGTGCCGGAGCCCGCGCCGCTCGTGCCGGCCGACACGGAGGTCGTCGGCGCGGTCGACGACGTCCCCGTGGTCACCGACGACGGCCGCCGGCTGGCCAGGATTTGGTCGGAGTCGGACCTGCTGGTCGCCGAATGCCTGCGGGCGGGGGTGTGGCGCGGGCTGACCCCACCCGAGCTGGCGGCCGTGGTGTCGACCCTGGTGTTCGAGGCCCGCCGGGACACGCCCGGCCTGCCCGCGGTGCCGGCCGGCACGGTGGCCGCCGCGATCGGTGAGATGCGCGGGATCCGCGCGCGGCTGCTGGACGTCGAGCTCGACCACGGGGTGCCGCCCAGCCGCGACCTCGACCTGGGTTTCGCCTGGGCCGCCTACCGCTGGGCCGACGGGCAGGGCCTGGACCGGGTGCTCGCCGGCGCCGAGCAGGCGGGCACGGAGCTCTCCGGAGGCGACTTCGTCCGCTGGACCCGGCAGCTGCTGGATCTGCTCGACCAGCTCGGGAAGGTCGCCGACGACGCCGTCGCCCGCACCGCCCGGACCACCGTCGAGCGGGTGCGGCGAGGAGTGGTCGCCGTCGCGGTCGGCGGCTGA